The Streptomyces sp. NBC_01255 genome window below encodes:
- a CDS encoding glycine--tRNA ligase, which yields MAADKIDTIVSLSKRRGFVYPCSEIYGGQRAAWDYGPLGVELKENLKRQWWRYMVTAREDVVGIDSSVILATEVWEASGHVATFTDPLTECTSCHKRFRADHLEEAFEAKHGRLPEGLTELNCPNCGNKGTFTEPKQFSGLLSTHLGPTQDSGSVAYLRPETAQGIFTNFGQVLQTSRKKPPFGIAQMGKSFRNEITPGNFIFRTREFEQMEMEFFVKPGEDEQWQEYWMEQRWNWYTGLGLREENMRWFEHPAEKLSHYSKRTADIEYRFSFGGSEWGELEGVANRTDYDLNAHSKASGTDLQFFDQEAGERWTPYVIEPAAGVGRAMLAFLLDAYNEDEAPNAKGVMEKRTVLRLDPRLSPIKVAVLPLSRNAQLSPKAKGLAADLRQNWNIEFDDAGAIGRRYRRQDEIGTPFCVTVDFDTLDDNAVTVRERDTMKQERVSLDQIQGYLGSRLLGC from the coding sequence GTGGCCGCCGACAAGATCGACACCATCGTCAGCCTGAGCAAGCGCCGTGGCTTCGTCTACCCGTGCAGCGAGATCTACGGTGGCCAGCGCGCCGCCTGGGACTACGGACCGCTGGGTGTCGAACTCAAGGAGAACCTGAAGCGTCAGTGGTGGCGGTACATGGTCACCGCGCGCGAGGACGTCGTCGGTATCGACTCGTCGGTGATCCTGGCCACCGAGGTCTGGGAGGCGTCCGGTCACGTCGCCACCTTCACCGACCCGCTGACCGAGTGCACCTCCTGCCACAAGCGCTTCCGCGCCGACCACCTGGAGGAGGCGTTCGAGGCGAAGCACGGCCGTCTCCCCGAGGGCCTCACCGAGCTCAACTGCCCCAACTGTGGCAACAAGGGCACCTTCACGGAGCCCAAGCAGTTCTCCGGCCTGCTCTCCACGCACCTCGGCCCGACCCAGGACTCCGGCTCCGTCGCCTACCTGCGTCCCGAGACCGCGCAGGGCATCTTCACCAACTTCGGCCAGGTGCTGCAGACCTCGCGCAAGAAGCCGCCGTTCGGCATCGCGCAGATGGGCAAGTCCTTCCGGAACGAGATCACTCCGGGCAACTTCATCTTCCGCACGCGCGAGTTCGAGCAGATGGAGATGGAGTTCTTCGTCAAGCCGGGCGAGGACGAGCAGTGGCAGGAATACTGGATGGAGCAGCGCTGGAACTGGTACACCGGCCTGGGCCTCCGCGAGGAGAACATGCGCTGGTTCGAGCACCCGGCGGAGAAGCTCTCCCACTACTCGAAGCGCACCGCGGACATCGAGTACCGCTTCTCGTTCGGTGGCAGCGAGTGGGGTGAGCTGGAGGGCGTCGCCAACCGCACGGACTACGACCTGAACGCGCACTCCAAGGCCTCCGGCACCGACCTGCAGTTCTTCGACCAGGAGGCCGGCGAGCGCTGGACCCCCTACGTCATCGAGCCCGCCGCCGGTGTCGGCCGCGCGATGCTGGCCTTCCTGCTCGACGCGTACAACGAGGACGAGGCCCCCAACGCCAAGGGCGTCATGGAGAAGCGCACCGTCCTGCGCCTCGACCCGCGCCTGTCCCCGATCAAGGTCGCGGTCCTGCCGCTGTCGCGCAACGCGCAGCTCTCGCCGAAGGCCAAGGGCCTCGCGGCCGACCTGCGCCAGAACTGGAACATCGAGTTCGACGACGCCGGCGCCATCGGCCGCCGCTACCGTCGCCAGGACGAGATCGGCACCCCGTTCTGCGTGACCGTCGACTTCGACACCCTCGACGACAACGCGGTGACCGTGCGCGAGCGCGACACCATGAAGCAGGAGCGCGTCTCCCTCGACCAGATCCAGGGCTACCTGGGCAGCCGTCTGCTCGGCTGCTGA
- a CDS encoding TetR family transcriptional regulator — MAATETLTAERILEATEEVLRRYGPAKATVVDVARVLGVSHGSVYRHFRTKAALREAVTERWLSRAEVMLAGLIASTDRPAAEKLRSWFAALFEAKRHKAGDDPELFATYGVLIDEASGVVEEHIEVLIGQVREIVEEGVRSGEFTAPDPAATARAVFHATGRFHDPVYAPEWRRPTIEAEFDAVLALLLRGLKAEG; from the coding sequence ATGGCCGCCACCGAGACCCTGACCGCCGAGCGCATCCTCGAAGCCACGGAGGAGGTGCTCCGGCGCTACGGCCCCGCGAAGGCGACCGTCGTGGACGTCGCCCGGGTGCTCGGCGTCAGCCACGGCAGCGTCTACCGCCACTTCCGCACGAAGGCGGCCCTGCGCGAGGCCGTCACCGAGCGGTGGCTGAGCCGCGCCGAGGTCATGCTCGCCGGGCTGATCGCGAGCACGGACCGGCCGGCCGCCGAGAAGCTCAGGTCCTGGTTCGCGGCCCTCTTCGAGGCCAAGCGCCACAAGGCGGGCGACGACCCCGAGCTGTTCGCGACGTACGGCGTGCTGATCGACGAGGCCAGCGGCGTGGTCGAGGAGCACATCGAGGTACTGATCGGTCAGGTCCGGGAGATCGTCGAGGAGGGCGTGCGGAGCGGGGAGTTCACCGCCCCCGACCCCGCGGCGACGGCCCGTGCGGTGTTCCACGCGACCGGCCGCTTCCACGACCCGGTGTACGCCCCGGAGTGGCGGCGCCCGACGATCGAGGCGGAGTTCGACGCGGTGCTCGCTCTGCTGCTGCGCGGCCTGAAGGCCGAGGGCTGA
- a CDS encoding aldo/keto reductase, with protein sequence MTTTRHPVPTRPLGATGPAVSALGLGCMGMSALYGESDRAESIATIHAALEAGVTLLDTGDFYGMGHNELLIAEALRSAPAAAREQALTSVKFGALRTVEGGFTGYDGRPAAVKNFAAYSLQRLGTDHIDIYRIARVDPDVPIEETVGAIAELVEAGHVRHIGLSEVGADTLRRAAAVAPISDLQIEYSLISRSIEEKILPAARELGIGITAYGVLSRGLISGHFTRDRELGAGDFRGMSPRFQGDNLHRNLDLVDRLRTVAEAKGVTVAQTAIAWVLAQGERQGADIVPLVGARRRDRLVEALGALDVPLDTADLAAIEEAVPAGAAAGERYPAAQMAHLDSEH encoded by the coding sequence ATGACCACCACCCGACACCCCGTCCCCACCCGCCCGCTCGGCGCCACCGGCCCCGCCGTCTCCGCCCTCGGTCTCGGCTGCATGGGCATGTCCGCGCTGTACGGGGAGAGCGACCGCGCCGAGTCGATCGCGACCATCCACGCCGCCCTGGAAGCCGGGGTGACCCTGCTGGACACGGGCGACTTCTACGGGATGGGGCACAACGAACTGCTGATCGCCGAAGCCCTGCGGAGCGCCCCCGCCGCCGCCCGCGAGCAGGCGCTGACCAGCGTGAAGTTCGGCGCGCTGCGCACGGTCGAGGGCGGCTTCACCGGATACGACGGGCGTCCGGCGGCGGTGAAGAACTTCGCGGCGTACTCGCTCCAGCGCCTCGGCACCGACCACATCGACATCTACCGGATCGCCCGTGTCGACCCGGACGTGCCGATCGAGGAGACCGTCGGCGCCATCGCCGAGCTGGTCGAGGCGGGGCACGTACGGCACATCGGCCTCTCCGAGGTCGGCGCGGACACCCTGCGCAGAGCGGCGGCGGTGGCCCCGATCTCGGACCTCCAGATCGAGTACTCGCTGATCTCCCGCTCGATCGAGGAAAAGATCCTCCCGGCCGCGCGCGAGCTGGGCATCGGGATCACGGCGTACGGGGTGCTGTCGCGCGGCCTGATCAGCGGCCACTTCACCCGGGACCGGGAGCTCGGCGCGGGTGACTTCCGCGGGATGTCCCCCCGCTTCCAGGGCGACAACCTCCACCGGAACCTCGACCTGGTGGACCGACTGCGGACGGTCGCCGAGGCGAAGGGCGTGACGGTCGCGCAGACCGCGATCGCCTGGGTCCTCGCACAGGGCGAACGACAGGGCGCGGACATCGTCCCGCTGGTCGGCGCCCGACGCCGGGACCGCCTCGTGGAGGCGCTCGGCGCCCTGGACGTCCCGCTCGACACCGCCGACCTGGCAGCCATCGAGGAGGCCGTCCCGGCGGGCGCCGCAGCCGGCGAGCGGTACCCGGCAGCGCAGATGGCCCACCTGGACAGCGAGCACTGA
- a CDS encoding DUF6243 family protein codes for MGKSRNDLLGVGGQRKKLSRADQHGTGRSRGAVHRTADEQKQELLKKMRERAQGAEAADTEAADTEAGQE; via the coding sequence ATGGGCAAGAGCCGTAACGACCTCCTCGGAGTCGGCGGACAGCGCAAGAAGCTGTCCCGCGCCGACCAGCACGGCACCGGCCGGAGCCGCGGCGCCGTCCACCGCACGGCCGACGAGCAGAAGCAGGAGCTCCTGAAGAAGATGCGCGAGCGCGCGCAGGGAGCCGAAGCCGCTGACACCGAAGCCGCTGACACCGAGGCCGGTCAGGAGTAG